GATTTGTAAAAGAAAAAACATCCATGTATTGGAATAAATATTGACCTGTTCCTCACACTCTTTTTATTTTTGACATGATTTACAGGATTAAATAATAAAAAAACAATCTTGTCAATCTTGTTAATCCTGTCTCATATTCTTTTCTTTTTAAACAAAAACGGGAAGCTCTGTTCAGCCTCCCGTTCTTTTTATTTAGACATGATTTACATGATTAACAAGATAAAACAAATAATAAAAAACATCCTGTCAATCCTGTCTCATGATTTTTTGTGTTACTCCTTTTTCTCGTACGGAACCGCCGCAAGACTGCGATACATACGCTGTGACTGGTCGACATCCTTCTGTGCGAGTTTCGAAAGTTCCTCTGCATGAGCGGGATTCATCTTCTTGAGCACCATGTAACGGTTCTCGCCGAACGCATAGTCAGCAAAGGAAATCGTCGGTTCCTTGGAATCTATCTGGAGCGGATTCTTCCCTTCATCGGCAAGACGCGGGTCGAACCGGTAAAGCGGCCAGTGACCTGATGCCACCGCTTTCTTCTGCTCGTTGAGTCCTTCGGTCATGTTGATGCCATGGTTGATACAGTGCGAGTAGGCAATGATGAGCGACGGGCCGTCATAGGAATCAGCTTCTGCGAACGCCCGCACCACCTGGTTGGGATTGGCGCCCATGGATACCTTGGCTACATAGACATTGCCGTATATCATGGCCATCATGCCCAAGTCCTTCTTAGCCATCGGCTTTCCTGATGCGGCAAACTTTGCGGTTGCTCCACGCGGTGTTGATTTGGACATCTGTCCGCCGGTATTGGAGTACACCTCGGTATCGAGCACGAGGATGTTCACATTGCGGCCGCTTGCCACCACGTGATCGAGTCCGCCATACCCGATATCGTATGCCCAGCCGTCTCCACCGAGTACCCATACCGATTTCCTCACGAGGTAATCTGCGAGGTTCGTGAGCTGAGCGGCGGTGGAACTGCTGTCCTTTTTCGGTTCGAGGGCCTTACGGAGCTCATCGACATGGGCACGCTGGGCTTCGATACCCTCCTGAGAGGACTGATCCTGTCCGGTAATCCTGTCCGCGATTGCCTTGTCGACCAGACCTTCCTCGACCGCTTTCTGGAGATATTCACCAGCCTGTTCTTTGAATTTGTCGAGTGTGAGACGGTAGCCGAAACCGAACTCGGCGTTGTCCTCGAAGAGTGAGTTCGACCATGCCGGTCCTCTTCCGTCCGCGCGTTTTGCATAAGGCGTCGTGGGAAGATTGCCGCCGTAAATCGACGAGCACCCCGTTGCGTTGGCAATGATAACGTGATCGCCGAATAACTGGGACATGAGCTTGACATACGGTGTCTCACCGCATCCCGCACAGGCTCCTGAAAACTCGAAGAGCGGACGAATAAGCTGGCTTCCCTTGACCGTATCGCGTTTGTAGTGGGACGGGTCGGTTTCGGGAATATCGAGGAAGAAATCGAAATTATCGGCCTCGCGTTTTCTGATTTCGAACTGACTGACCATGTTGATTGCCTTACGGTCGGTTTTGTTGCCATCGGCATCCTTCTGGGCAGCCGGGCAGTTCCATACGCACAGACCGCAGCCAGTACAGTCCTCGGGCGCCACCTGCACGGTGAATTTCATGCCTTTGAACTGCGGCCCCTTTGCTTCGGCGGACTTGAAATCAGCCGGGGCTTTTGAAAGTACTGCCGGATCATATGCCTTGATCCTGATAGCGGCGTGAGGACAGACAAGCGAACACTGTCCGCACTGAATACAGGTGTCGACATCCCACTCGGGAATCTGCACGGCAATGTTGCGCTTTTCGTACTGTGTTGTTGCCGTGGGGAATGTGCCATCCACCGGCATTGCACTGACCGGAAGGGTATCCCCGTTGCCGCTGATGATTGCCGCGGTAACCTTCTGGACGAATTCCGGAGCATGGAGCGGTACAATCGGCGGTCTTTTGACCGTCGAGGTTACCTTGTCGGGATACTTGACACGGAAAACGTTTTCCTTTGCCGTATCGACCGCCTTATAGTTCATCTGGACGACTTTTTCACCCTTTTTACCGTAGGTCTTCTTGATGGCTTCCTTGATCAACGTAATGGCTTCCTCTTCGGGAATAACCTGGGAAATCACAAAGAAAGCCGTCTGCATGATCATATTGATACGGGCGCCGAGACCGAGCTTCATACCGAGATCAACACCGTCCACCACCCAGAATTTGAGTTTCTTCCCGATGATCTTCTGCTGGACCTCGACAGGCAGCTTGTCCCATACCTCATCGGGACCATACGGGCTGTTGAGGAGGAACGTACCGCCCTCGACGATAGTATCGAGCATTTCATATTTTTCGAGGAAAGAAAAGTTGTGACATGCCACAAAGTTTGCATGGTCGATCAGGTAAGGCTTGCGGATGATCATCGGACCGAACCGGACATGGGATGTCGTGATGGTTCCCGCTTTCCTGGAGTCATACACGAAGTATCCCTGTGCATAATTGTTGGTGCTTTCACCGATGATCTTGATGGTATTCTTGTTTGCCCCGACTGTGCCATCCGCGCCGAGGCCATAAAACATGGCATTAAAACCCTTTTCCACGATACTGAAGGAGGGATCGTAATCGAGGCTCGTACCCGTGACATCATCGGTGATACCGACCGTGAAGTGGTTTTTCGGCTTTTCGAGCGAGAGGTTGTCGAATACCGCCTTTACCATCGACGGGGTGAAATCCTTCGATCCGAGGCCATAGCGGCCGCCGACAATCTTCGGATATTTCTTGATGTGACATTCGCCTGTGCTCATAACCTCGCCCAGCGCGGTCCGTACATCGATGTAGAGCGGTTCGCCGATGGCGCCGGGCTCCTTGGTCCTGTCGAGGCAGGCGATTGACTTGACTGTAGCCGGAAGCGCATCCACAAGCGCTTTCGAGTCAAAGGGCCGGTAAAGCCGTGCCTTGATGAGCCCGACTTTTTCGCCTTTTGAAACGAGGTAGTCGACGGTCTCGTGCACGGTTTCGGTCGAGGATGCCATGGTGATAATCACCCGCTCGGCATCCGGGGCGCCATAATATTCGAATAATTTATACTGACGGCCTGTCAGTTTGGCGAATTTATCCATGCATTTCTGAACGATTGCAGGTGCGGCAT
This portion of the bacterium genome encodes:
- the nifJ gene encoding pyruvate:ferredoxin (flavodoxin) oxidoreductase — translated: MSRRMITIDGNTAVANVAHATNEVIAIYPITPSSGMGEESDERSAKGLKNIWGTIPHVAEMQSEGGAAGAVHGALSTGALSTTFTASQGLLLMIPNMFKIAGELTPTVFHVSARALASHALSIFGDHSDVMAVRSTGFGLIASGSVQEAHDFALITQAATLESRIPFIHFFDGFRTTHEVAKIEELTFDDMRAMIDDRFVMEHRGRALTPDRPTMKGTAQNPDVFFQGRETGNKYYNAAPAIVQKCMDKFAKLTGRQYKLFEYYGAPDAERVIITMASSTETVHETVDYLVSKGEKVGLIKARLYRPFDSKALVDALPATVKSIACLDRTKEPGAIGEPLYIDVRTALGEVMSTGECHIKKYPKIVGGRYGLGSKDFTPSMVKAVFDNLSLEKPKNHFTVGITDDVTGTSLDYDPSFSIVEKGFNAMFYGLGADGTVGANKNTIKIIGESTNNYAQGYFVYDSRKAGTITTSHVRFGPMIIRKPYLIDHANFVACHNFSFLEKYEMLDTIVEGGTFLLNSPYGPDEVWDKLPVEVQQKIIGKKLKFWVVDGVDLGMKLGLGARINMIMQTAFFVISQVIPEEEAITLIKEAIKKTYGKKGEKVVQMNYKAVDTAKENVFRVKYPDKVTSTVKRPPIVPLHAPEFVQKVTAAIISGNGDTLPVSAMPVDGTFPTATTQYEKRNIAVQIPEWDVDTCIQCGQCSLVCPHAAIRIKAYDPAVLSKAPADFKSAEAKGPQFKGMKFTVQVAPEDCTGCGLCVWNCPAAQKDADGNKTDRKAINMVSQFEIRKREADNFDFFLDIPETDPSHYKRDTVKGSQLIRPLFEFSGACAGCGETPYVKLMSQLFGDHVIIANATGCSSIYGGNLPTTPYAKRADGRGPAWSNSLFEDNAEFGFGYRLTLDKFKEQAGEYLQKAVEEGLVDKAIADRITGQDQSSQEGIEAQRAHVDELRKALEPKKDSSSTAAQLTNLADYLVRKSVWVLGGDGWAYDIGYGGLDHVVASGRNVNILVLDTEVYSNTGGQMSKSTPRGATAKFAASGKPMAKKDLGMMAMIYGNVYVAKVSMGANPNQVVRAFAEADSYDGPSLIIAYSHCINHGINMTEGLNEQKKAVASGHWPLYRFDPRLADEGKNPLQIDSKEPTISFADYAFGENRYMVLKKMNPAHAEELSKLAQKDVDQSQRMYRSLAAVPYEKKE